From one Parambassis ranga chromosome 5, fParRan2.1, whole genome shotgun sequence genomic stretch:
- the itih3b.2 gene encoding inter-alpha-trypsin inhibitor heavy chain H3 isoform X4 encodes MGRLVVQITLFGLLLALATTLPNKDDWDIYSFHINSTVTSRYATTVITSRVANRINESKEIEFHVQIPKNAFISRFRMFIDGQVYDGVVKAKEQAQQQYDRAVSRGESAGIVSSVGRTMEEFKTSVNVAGHKKITFELTYEELMKRTHGKYELQIHARPMQPVKDFKVDVYIHEKAGIRFIDVKGGLSTKDLANAITKIHADNQAWINFYPTVDQQKTCNRCGEQGMNGDLVIVYDVNRDSSLGDIKESDGYFVHHFAPSNLQRIPKNVVFVIDQSGSMSGRKIEQTRAALLHILNDLAEEDYFGLISFDSQLFHWKRELVQANSQNLDSAKTFVERIQDRGATDINRAVLEGARMLNANPREGSASILILLTDGDPTTGVTNREEIQSNVRRAIAEKFPLYCLGFGFDVNFEFLEKMSLQNNGAARRIYEDSDADLQLTGFYEEVATPLLTDVTMIYAGGTNLTQTNFSQYYNGSEIVVAGQITNNDIETFSPEVVAISRSTRVTFNNTNGSVMSTATESDGLIQRVWAYLTVKQLLGKELRLSGPEKDKAKKEALELSLKYNFVTPLTSMVVTKPEGDNPDVLHKPKEGRKAAERGFAGHAGSQSRLRGFGGGGTPSQRYGYARSPLFPGPPGPPGPPRSSGYSGLDQQRTHGGKRFGLLRPAAAPVVHRFLLKTENQSKPLCFDFTGAALLKLFHLPSREMYVNGELESRKNGGFKKIFMHFQNDHHVEVYPHKVTVRVGQTVTHHTGQDFITAGSVTMIKRDAEVYVTAGDVHILVLVHQKGGRHFLWPVLRQEPSVGDPDGILALNDADYEEVQQTPITKLKMKDQEIVVSSDTADDYSSVPPVTVRCWFMSADSALQRPPSDFFVSQL; translated from the exons ATGGGGAGACTTGTGGTGCAAATCACCCTCTTTGGGCTTCTGCTGGCTTTGGCCACAACGCTGCCAAACAAG GATGACTGGGACATCTACAGCTTTCACATCAATTCCACGGTGACCAGTCGTTACGCAACCACTGTGATCACAAGCCGCGTCGCCAATCGTATAAACGAGTCAAAGGAAATTGAGTTCCATGTGCAGATACCCAAGAATGCCTTCATCAGCAGATTCAGGAT GTTTATAGATGGCCAGGTGTATGACGGTGTCGTGAAGGCTaaggagcaggctcagcagcAGTACGATAGAGCTGTGTCCCGTGGAGAAAGCGCTGGAATTGTCAG TTCTGTGGGGAGGACCATGGAGGAATTTAAGACTTCTGTAAATGTGGCAGGTCACAAAAAGATCACCTTTGAACTCACATATGAGGAGCTGATGAAACGGACACATGGCAAGTATGAGCTTCAGATCCACGCGCGTCCCATGCAGCCTGTCAAAGACTTCAAG GTTGATGTGTACATTCATGAGAAAGCTGGCATCAGATTCATTGATGTTAAAGGAGGACTCAGCACCAAAGACTTGGCTAATGCCATCACCAAGATACATGCAGACAATCAG GCTTGGATAAATTTCTACCCAACagtggaccaacagaaaacatgtaACAGATGTGGGGAGCAGGGCATGAACGGAGATCTGGTTATTGTTTATGATGTCAACAGAGATTCTTCACTGGGAGACATCAAG GAATCCGACGGATACTTTGTCCATCACTTTGCTCCATCCAATCTTCAACGCATACCAAAAAATGTTGTCTTCGTCATTGATCAAAGTGGCTCTATGAGTGGCAGGAAAATTGAACAG ACCCGAGCAGCTTTACTTCATATCTTGAATGACCTGGCAGAGGAGGACTACTTTGGTCTGATCAGTTTTGACAGTCAACTTTTTCACTGGAAACGAGAACTTGTTCAGGCCAACAGTCAAAACCTGGACAGTGCCAAGACCTTTGTAGAAAGAATTCAAGATAGAGGAG CCACAGACATTAACAGAGCAGTGTTGGAAGGAGCCCGTATGCTGAATGCAAACCCCAGAGAAGGCTCAGCATCTATTCTTATACTTCTCACTGATGGAGACCCCACCACAG GGGTAACAAATCGTGAAGAAATCCAGTCAAATGTGAGACGGGCCATTGCAGAAAAATTCCCACTCTACTGTCTCGGCTTTGGGTTTGATGTAAATTTTGAGTTCCTGGAGAAAATGTCGCTGCAGAACAACGGTGCTGCACGACGCATTTACGAAGACTCTGATGCTGATTTACAGCTGACG GGCTTCTACGAAGAGGTGGCCACACCACTGTTAACAGATGTGACAATGATCTACGCAGGTGGCACCAACCTGACCCAGACAAACTTCAGCCAGTATTACAATGGCTCTGAGATCGTGGTGGCCGGTCAGATCACTAACAACGACATTGAAACCTTCTCTCCGGAAGTTGTGGCCATTTCG AGGAGCACACGGGTGACATTTAATAATACAAATGGCTCAGTGATGTCCACTGCAACAGAGTCTGATGGCCTCATCCAGAGAGTATGGGCTTACCTTACAGTCAAGCAGCTTCTGGGGAAAGA GCTGCGGTTGTCTGGACCCGAGAAAGacaaagcaaagaaagaggCTTTggagttgtcactgaagtacaACTTTGTGACTCCTCTCACATCCATGGTGGTGACCAAGCCTGAAGGCGACAACCCAGATGTGCTTCATAAACCCAAGGAGGGTAGAAAAGCGGCTGAACGTGGATTCGCAG GACATGCAGGCAGTCAATCTCGATTAA GAGGatttggaggaggaggtacacCTTCACAAA GATACGGATATGCACGCAGCCCACTTTTTCCAG GGCCTCCAGGGCCTCCAGGGCCTCCAAGGTCTTCAGGGTATTCAGGGCTTG atCAGCAACGTACACACGGGGGGAAAAGGTTTGGCCTACTCAGACCAGCCGCAG cTCCTGTCGTCCACAGATTTCTGCTGAAAACAGAGAATCAGTCTAAGCCATTATGTTTTGACTTCACTGGAGCTGCTCTCCTTAAACTGTTTCACCTTCCCAGCAGAG AGATGTATGTGAACGGTGAGCTTGAGTCGAGAAAAAATGGAGGCTTTAAAAAGATTTTTATGCACTTCCAAAACGACCATCATGTTGAGGTGTACCCCCACAAAGTCACTGTGAGAGTGGGACAGACAGTGACACACCACACTGGGCAGGATTTCATCACAGCTGGAAG TGTGACGATGATTAAACGGGATGCAGAGGTTTATGTTACAGCTGGAGATGTGCACATACTTGTCTTGGTTCATCAGAAGGGTGGAAGACATTTCCTTTGGCCCGTTTTAAGACAGGAACCCTCTGTGGGCGACCCTGACGGCATTTTAG CTTTGAATGACGCAGATTATGAGGAGGTGCAGCAAACTCCCATCACTAAACTAAAGATGAAAGACCAGGAGATTGTTGTTTCTAG tGACACTGCTGATGACTACAGTTCAGTCCCTCCTGTGACAGTGAGATGCTGGTTCATGTCAGCTGACTCCGCCCTGCAGAGACCCCCGTCGGATTTCTTTGTCAGTCAGCTTTAA
- the itih3b.2 gene encoding inter-alpha-trypsin inhibitor heavy chain H3 isoform X3, translating to MGRLVVQITLFGLLLALATTLPNKDDWDIYSFHINSTVTSRYATTVITSRVANRINESKEIEFHVQIPKNAFISRFRMFIDGQVYDGVVKAKEQAQQQYDRAVSRGESAGIVSSVGRTMEEFKTSVNVAGHKKITFELTYEELMKRTHGKYELQIHARPMQPVKDFKVDVYIHEKAGIRFIDVKGGLSTKDLANAITKIHADNQAWINFYPTVDQQKTCNRCGEQGMNGDLVIVYDVNRDSSLGDIKESDGYFVHHFAPSNLQRIPKNVVFVIDQSGSMSGRKIEQTRAALLHILNDLAEEDYFGLISFDSQLFHWKRELVQANSQNLDSAKTFVERIQDRGATDINRAVLEGARMLNANPREGSASILILLTDGDPTTGVTNREEIQSNVRRAIAEKFPLYCLGFGFDVNFEFLEKMSLQNNGAARRIYEDSDADLQLTGFYEEVATPLLTDVTMIYAGGTNLTQTNFSQYYNGSEIVVAGQITNNDIETFSPEVVAISRSTRVTFNNTNGSVMSTATESDGLIQRVWAYLTVKQLLGKELRLSGPEKDKAKKEALELSLKYNFVTPLTSMVVTKPEGDNPDVLHKPKEGRKAAERGFAGHAGSQSRLRGFGGGGTPSQKSLSIGYGYARSPLFPGPPGPPGPPRSSGYSGLDQQRTHGGKRFGLLRPAAAPVVHRFLLKTENQSKPLCFDFTGAALLKLFHLPSREMYVNGELESRKNGGFKKIFMHFQNDHHVEVYPHKVTVRVGQTVTHHTGQDFITAGSVTMIKRDAEVYVTAGDVHILVLVHQKGGRHFLWPVLRQEPSVGDPDGILALNDADYEEVQQTPITKLKMKDQEIVVSSDTADDYSSVPPVTVRCWFMSADSALQRPPSDFFVSQL from the exons ATGGGGAGACTTGTGGTGCAAATCACCCTCTTTGGGCTTCTGCTGGCTTTGGCCACAACGCTGCCAAACAAG GATGACTGGGACATCTACAGCTTTCACATCAATTCCACGGTGACCAGTCGTTACGCAACCACTGTGATCACAAGCCGCGTCGCCAATCGTATAAACGAGTCAAAGGAAATTGAGTTCCATGTGCAGATACCCAAGAATGCCTTCATCAGCAGATTCAGGAT GTTTATAGATGGCCAGGTGTATGACGGTGTCGTGAAGGCTaaggagcaggctcagcagcAGTACGATAGAGCTGTGTCCCGTGGAGAAAGCGCTGGAATTGTCAG TTCTGTGGGGAGGACCATGGAGGAATTTAAGACTTCTGTAAATGTGGCAGGTCACAAAAAGATCACCTTTGAACTCACATATGAGGAGCTGATGAAACGGACACATGGCAAGTATGAGCTTCAGATCCACGCGCGTCCCATGCAGCCTGTCAAAGACTTCAAG GTTGATGTGTACATTCATGAGAAAGCTGGCATCAGATTCATTGATGTTAAAGGAGGACTCAGCACCAAAGACTTGGCTAATGCCATCACCAAGATACATGCAGACAATCAG GCTTGGATAAATTTCTACCCAACagtggaccaacagaaaacatgtaACAGATGTGGGGAGCAGGGCATGAACGGAGATCTGGTTATTGTTTATGATGTCAACAGAGATTCTTCACTGGGAGACATCAAG GAATCCGACGGATACTTTGTCCATCACTTTGCTCCATCCAATCTTCAACGCATACCAAAAAATGTTGTCTTCGTCATTGATCAAAGTGGCTCTATGAGTGGCAGGAAAATTGAACAG ACCCGAGCAGCTTTACTTCATATCTTGAATGACCTGGCAGAGGAGGACTACTTTGGTCTGATCAGTTTTGACAGTCAACTTTTTCACTGGAAACGAGAACTTGTTCAGGCCAACAGTCAAAACCTGGACAGTGCCAAGACCTTTGTAGAAAGAATTCAAGATAGAGGAG CCACAGACATTAACAGAGCAGTGTTGGAAGGAGCCCGTATGCTGAATGCAAACCCCAGAGAAGGCTCAGCATCTATTCTTATACTTCTCACTGATGGAGACCCCACCACAG GGGTAACAAATCGTGAAGAAATCCAGTCAAATGTGAGACGGGCCATTGCAGAAAAATTCCCACTCTACTGTCTCGGCTTTGGGTTTGATGTAAATTTTGAGTTCCTGGAGAAAATGTCGCTGCAGAACAACGGTGCTGCACGACGCATTTACGAAGACTCTGATGCTGATTTACAGCTGACG GGCTTCTACGAAGAGGTGGCCACACCACTGTTAACAGATGTGACAATGATCTACGCAGGTGGCACCAACCTGACCCAGACAAACTTCAGCCAGTATTACAATGGCTCTGAGATCGTGGTGGCCGGTCAGATCACTAACAACGACATTGAAACCTTCTCTCCGGAAGTTGTGGCCATTTCG AGGAGCACACGGGTGACATTTAATAATACAAATGGCTCAGTGATGTCCACTGCAACAGAGTCTGATGGCCTCATCCAGAGAGTATGGGCTTACCTTACAGTCAAGCAGCTTCTGGGGAAAGA GCTGCGGTTGTCTGGACCCGAGAAAGacaaagcaaagaaagaggCTTTggagttgtcactgaagtacaACTTTGTGACTCCTCTCACATCCATGGTGGTGACCAAGCCTGAAGGCGACAACCCAGATGTGCTTCATAAACCCAAGGAGGGTAGAAAAGCGGCTGAACGTGGATTCGCAG GACATGCAGGCAGTCAATCTCGATTAA GAGGatttggaggaggaggtacacCTTCACAAA AGTCATTAAGCATAG GATACGGATATGCACGCAGCCCACTTTTTCCAG GGCCTCCAGGGCCTCCAGGGCCTCCAAGGTCTTCAGGGTATTCAGGGCTTG atCAGCAACGTACACACGGGGGGAAAAGGTTTGGCCTACTCAGACCAGCCGCAG cTCCTGTCGTCCACAGATTTCTGCTGAAAACAGAGAATCAGTCTAAGCCATTATGTTTTGACTTCACTGGAGCTGCTCTCCTTAAACTGTTTCACCTTCCCAGCAGAG AGATGTATGTGAACGGTGAGCTTGAGTCGAGAAAAAATGGAGGCTTTAAAAAGATTTTTATGCACTTCCAAAACGACCATCATGTTGAGGTGTACCCCCACAAAGTCACTGTGAGAGTGGGACAGACAGTGACACACCACACTGGGCAGGATTTCATCACAGCTGGAAG TGTGACGATGATTAAACGGGATGCAGAGGTTTATGTTACAGCTGGAGATGTGCACATACTTGTCTTGGTTCATCAGAAGGGTGGAAGACATTTCCTTTGGCCCGTTTTAAGACAGGAACCCTCTGTGGGCGACCCTGACGGCATTTTAG CTTTGAATGACGCAGATTATGAGGAGGTGCAGCAAACTCCCATCACTAAACTAAAGATGAAAGACCAGGAGATTGTTGTTTCTAG tGACACTGCTGATGACTACAGTTCAGTCCCTCCTGTGACAGTGAGATGCTGGTTCATGTCAGCTGACTCCGCCCTGCAGAGACCCCCGTCGGATTTCTTTGTCAGTCAGCTTTAA
- the itih3b.2 gene encoding inter-alpha-trypsin inhibitor heavy chain H3 isoform X2, producing MGRLVVQITLFGLLLALATTLPNKDDWDIYSFHINSTVTSRYATTVITSRVANRINESKEIEFHVQIPKNAFISRFRMFIDGQVYDGVVKAKEQAQQQYDRAVSRGESAGIVSSVGRTMEEFKTSVNVAGHKKITFELTYEELMKRTHGKYELQIHARPMQPVKDFKVDVYIHEKAGIRFIDVKGGLSTKDLANAITKIHADNQAWINFYPTVDQQKTCNRCGEQGMNGDLVIVYDVNRDSSLGDIKESDGYFVHHFAPSNLQRIPKNVVFVIDQSGSMSGRKIEQTRAALLHILNDLAEEDYFGLISFDSQLFHWKRELVQANSQNLDSAKTFVERIQDRGATDINRAVLEGARMLNANPREGSASILILLTDGDPTTGVTNREEIQSNVRRAIAEKFPLYCLGFGFDVNFEFLEKMSLQNNGAARRIYEDSDADLQLTGFYEEVATPLLTDVTMIYAGGTNLTQTNFSQYYNGSEIVVAGQITNNDIETFSPEVVAISRSTRVTFNNTNGSVMSTATESDGLIQRVWAYLTVKQLLGKELRLSGPEKDKAKKEALELSLKYNFVTPLTSMVVTKPEGDNPDVLHKPKEGRKAAERGFAGHAGSQSRLRGFGGGGTPSQRYGYARSPLFPGPPGPPGPPRSSGYSGLEHFLDQHLLFHDRDQQRTHGGKRFGLLRPAAAPVVHRFLLKTENQSKPLCFDFTGAALLKLFHLPSREMYVNGELESRKNGGFKKIFMHFQNDHHVEVYPHKVTVRVGQTVTHHTGQDFITAGSVTMIKRDAEVYVTAGDVHILVLVHQKGGRHFLWPVLRQEPSVGDPDGILALNDADYEEVQQTPITKLKMKDQEIVVSSDTADDYSSVPPVTVRCWFMSADSALQRPPSDFFVSQL from the exons ATGGGGAGACTTGTGGTGCAAATCACCCTCTTTGGGCTTCTGCTGGCTTTGGCCACAACGCTGCCAAACAAG GATGACTGGGACATCTACAGCTTTCACATCAATTCCACGGTGACCAGTCGTTACGCAACCACTGTGATCACAAGCCGCGTCGCCAATCGTATAAACGAGTCAAAGGAAATTGAGTTCCATGTGCAGATACCCAAGAATGCCTTCATCAGCAGATTCAGGAT GTTTATAGATGGCCAGGTGTATGACGGTGTCGTGAAGGCTaaggagcaggctcagcagcAGTACGATAGAGCTGTGTCCCGTGGAGAAAGCGCTGGAATTGTCAG TTCTGTGGGGAGGACCATGGAGGAATTTAAGACTTCTGTAAATGTGGCAGGTCACAAAAAGATCACCTTTGAACTCACATATGAGGAGCTGATGAAACGGACACATGGCAAGTATGAGCTTCAGATCCACGCGCGTCCCATGCAGCCTGTCAAAGACTTCAAG GTTGATGTGTACATTCATGAGAAAGCTGGCATCAGATTCATTGATGTTAAAGGAGGACTCAGCACCAAAGACTTGGCTAATGCCATCACCAAGATACATGCAGACAATCAG GCTTGGATAAATTTCTACCCAACagtggaccaacagaaaacatgtaACAGATGTGGGGAGCAGGGCATGAACGGAGATCTGGTTATTGTTTATGATGTCAACAGAGATTCTTCACTGGGAGACATCAAG GAATCCGACGGATACTTTGTCCATCACTTTGCTCCATCCAATCTTCAACGCATACCAAAAAATGTTGTCTTCGTCATTGATCAAAGTGGCTCTATGAGTGGCAGGAAAATTGAACAG ACCCGAGCAGCTTTACTTCATATCTTGAATGACCTGGCAGAGGAGGACTACTTTGGTCTGATCAGTTTTGACAGTCAACTTTTTCACTGGAAACGAGAACTTGTTCAGGCCAACAGTCAAAACCTGGACAGTGCCAAGACCTTTGTAGAAAGAATTCAAGATAGAGGAG CCACAGACATTAACAGAGCAGTGTTGGAAGGAGCCCGTATGCTGAATGCAAACCCCAGAGAAGGCTCAGCATCTATTCTTATACTTCTCACTGATGGAGACCCCACCACAG GGGTAACAAATCGTGAAGAAATCCAGTCAAATGTGAGACGGGCCATTGCAGAAAAATTCCCACTCTACTGTCTCGGCTTTGGGTTTGATGTAAATTTTGAGTTCCTGGAGAAAATGTCGCTGCAGAACAACGGTGCTGCACGACGCATTTACGAAGACTCTGATGCTGATTTACAGCTGACG GGCTTCTACGAAGAGGTGGCCACACCACTGTTAACAGATGTGACAATGATCTACGCAGGTGGCACCAACCTGACCCAGACAAACTTCAGCCAGTATTACAATGGCTCTGAGATCGTGGTGGCCGGTCAGATCACTAACAACGACATTGAAACCTTCTCTCCGGAAGTTGTGGCCATTTCG AGGAGCACACGGGTGACATTTAATAATACAAATGGCTCAGTGATGTCCACTGCAACAGAGTCTGATGGCCTCATCCAGAGAGTATGGGCTTACCTTACAGTCAAGCAGCTTCTGGGGAAAGA GCTGCGGTTGTCTGGACCCGAGAAAGacaaagcaaagaaagaggCTTTggagttgtcactgaagtacaACTTTGTGACTCCTCTCACATCCATGGTGGTGACCAAGCCTGAAGGCGACAACCCAGATGTGCTTCATAAACCCAAGGAGGGTAGAAAAGCGGCTGAACGTGGATTCGCAG GACATGCAGGCAGTCAATCTCGATTAA GAGGatttggaggaggaggtacacCTTCACAAA GATACGGATATGCACGCAGCCCACTTTTTCCAG GGCCTCCAGGGCCTCCAGGGCCTCCAAGGTCTTCAGGGTATTCAGGGCTTG AGCATTTTTTAGATCAGCACTTGCTGTTCCATGATAGGG atCAGCAACGTACACACGGGGGGAAAAGGTTTGGCCTACTCAGACCAGCCGCAG cTCCTGTCGTCCACAGATTTCTGCTGAAAACAGAGAATCAGTCTAAGCCATTATGTTTTGACTTCACTGGAGCTGCTCTCCTTAAACTGTTTCACCTTCCCAGCAGAG AGATGTATGTGAACGGTGAGCTTGAGTCGAGAAAAAATGGAGGCTTTAAAAAGATTTTTATGCACTTCCAAAACGACCATCATGTTGAGGTGTACCCCCACAAAGTCACTGTGAGAGTGGGACAGACAGTGACACACCACACTGGGCAGGATTTCATCACAGCTGGAAG TGTGACGATGATTAAACGGGATGCAGAGGTTTATGTTACAGCTGGAGATGTGCACATACTTGTCTTGGTTCATCAGAAGGGTGGAAGACATTTCCTTTGGCCCGTTTTAAGACAGGAACCCTCTGTGGGCGACCCTGACGGCATTTTAG CTTTGAATGACGCAGATTATGAGGAGGTGCAGCAAACTCCCATCACTAAACTAAAGATGAAAGACCAGGAGATTGTTGTTTCTAG tGACACTGCTGATGACTACAGTTCAGTCCCTCCTGTGACAGTGAGATGCTGGTTCATGTCAGCTGACTCCGCCCTGCAGAGACCCCCGTCGGATTTCTTTGTCAGTCAGCTTTAA
- the itih3b.2 gene encoding inter-alpha-trypsin inhibitor heavy chain H3 isoform X1, which translates to MGRLVVQITLFGLLLALATTLPNKDDWDIYSFHINSTVTSRYATTVITSRVANRINESKEIEFHVQIPKNAFISRFRMFIDGQVYDGVVKAKEQAQQQYDRAVSRGESAGIVSSVGRTMEEFKTSVNVAGHKKITFELTYEELMKRTHGKYELQIHARPMQPVKDFKVDVYIHEKAGIRFIDVKGGLSTKDLANAITKIHADNQAWINFYPTVDQQKTCNRCGEQGMNGDLVIVYDVNRDSSLGDIKESDGYFVHHFAPSNLQRIPKNVVFVIDQSGSMSGRKIEQTRAALLHILNDLAEEDYFGLISFDSQLFHWKRELVQANSQNLDSAKTFVERIQDRGATDINRAVLEGARMLNANPREGSASILILLTDGDPTTGVTNREEIQSNVRRAIAEKFPLYCLGFGFDVNFEFLEKMSLQNNGAARRIYEDSDADLQLTGFYEEVATPLLTDVTMIYAGGTNLTQTNFSQYYNGSEIVVAGQITNNDIETFSPEVVAISRSTRVTFNNTNGSVMSTATESDGLIQRVWAYLTVKQLLGKELRLSGPEKDKAKKEALELSLKYNFVTPLTSMVVTKPEGDNPDVLHKPKEGRKAAERGFAGHAGSQSRLRGFGGGGTPSQKSLSIGYGYARSPLFPGPPGPPGPPRSSGYSGLEHFLDQHLLFHDRDQQRTHGGKRFGLLRPAAAPVVHRFLLKTENQSKPLCFDFTGAALLKLFHLPSREMYVNGELESRKNGGFKKIFMHFQNDHHVEVYPHKVTVRVGQTVTHHTGQDFITAGSVTMIKRDAEVYVTAGDVHILVLVHQKGGRHFLWPVLRQEPSVGDPDGILALNDADYEEVQQTPITKLKMKDQEIVVSSDTADDYSSVPPVTVRCWFMSADSALQRPPSDFFVSQL; encoded by the exons ATGGGGAGACTTGTGGTGCAAATCACCCTCTTTGGGCTTCTGCTGGCTTTGGCCACAACGCTGCCAAACAAG GATGACTGGGACATCTACAGCTTTCACATCAATTCCACGGTGACCAGTCGTTACGCAACCACTGTGATCACAAGCCGCGTCGCCAATCGTATAAACGAGTCAAAGGAAATTGAGTTCCATGTGCAGATACCCAAGAATGCCTTCATCAGCAGATTCAGGAT GTTTATAGATGGCCAGGTGTATGACGGTGTCGTGAAGGCTaaggagcaggctcagcagcAGTACGATAGAGCTGTGTCCCGTGGAGAAAGCGCTGGAATTGTCAG TTCTGTGGGGAGGACCATGGAGGAATTTAAGACTTCTGTAAATGTGGCAGGTCACAAAAAGATCACCTTTGAACTCACATATGAGGAGCTGATGAAACGGACACATGGCAAGTATGAGCTTCAGATCCACGCGCGTCCCATGCAGCCTGTCAAAGACTTCAAG GTTGATGTGTACATTCATGAGAAAGCTGGCATCAGATTCATTGATGTTAAAGGAGGACTCAGCACCAAAGACTTGGCTAATGCCATCACCAAGATACATGCAGACAATCAG GCTTGGATAAATTTCTACCCAACagtggaccaacagaaaacatgtaACAGATGTGGGGAGCAGGGCATGAACGGAGATCTGGTTATTGTTTATGATGTCAACAGAGATTCTTCACTGGGAGACATCAAG GAATCCGACGGATACTTTGTCCATCACTTTGCTCCATCCAATCTTCAACGCATACCAAAAAATGTTGTCTTCGTCATTGATCAAAGTGGCTCTATGAGTGGCAGGAAAATTGAACAG ACCCGAGCAGCTTTACTTCATATCTTGAATGACCTGGCAGAGGAGGACTACTTTGGTCTGATCAGTTTTGACAGTCAACTTTTTCACTGGAAACGAGAACTTGTTCAGGCCAACAGTCAAAACCTGGACAGTGCCAAGACCTTTGTAGAAAGAATTCAAGATAGAGGAG CCACAGACATTAACAGAGCAGTGTTGGAAGGAGCCCGTATGCTGAATGCAAACCCCAGAGAAGGCTCAGCATCTATTCTTATACTTCTCACTGATGGAGACCCCACCACAG GGGTAACAAATCGTGAAGAAATCCAGTCAAATGTGAGACGGGCCATTGCAGAAAAATTCCCACTCTACTGTCTCGGCTTTGGGTTTGATGTAAATTTTGAGTTCCTGGAGAAAATGTCGCTGCAGAACAACGGTGCTGCACGACGCATTTACGAAGACTCTGATGCTGATTTACAGCTGACG GGCTTCTACGAAGAGGTGGCCACACCACTGTTAACAGATGTGACAATGATCTACGCAGGTGGCACCAACCTGACCCAGACAAACTTCAGCCAGTATTACAATGGCTCTGAGATCGTGGTGGCCGGTCAGATCACTAACAACGACATTGAAACCTTCTCTCCGGAAGTTGTGGCCATTTCG AGGAGCACACGGGTGACATTTAATAATACAAATGGCTCAGTGATGTCCACTGCAACAGAGTCTGATGGCCTCATCCAGAGAGTATGGGCTTACCTTACAGTCAAGCAGCTTCTGGGGAAAGA GCTGCGGTTGTCTGGACCCGAGAAAGacaaagcaaagaaagaggCTTTggagttgtcactgaagtacaACTTTGTGACTCCTCTCACATCCATGGTGGTGACCAAGCCTGAAGGCGACAACCCAGATGTGCTTCATAAACCCAAGGAGGGTAGAAAAGCGGCTGAACGTGGATTCGCAG GACATGCAGGCAGTCAATCTCGATTAA GAGGatttggaggaggaggtacacCTTCACAAA AGTCATTAAGCATAG GATACGGATATGCACGCAGCCCACTTTTTCCAG GGCCTCCAGGGCCTCCAGGGCCTCCAAGGTCTTCAGGGTATTCAGGGCTTG AGCATTTTTTAGATCAGCACTTGCTGTTCCATGATAGGG atCAGCAACGTACACACGGGGGGAAAAGGTTTGGCCTACTCAGACCAGCCGCAG cTCCTGTCGTCCACAGATTTCTGCTGAAAACAGAGAATCAGTCTAAGCCATTATGTTTTGACTTCACTGGAGCTGCTCTCCTTAAACTGTTTCACCTTCCCAGCAGAG AGATGTATGTGAACGGTGAGCTTGAGTCGAGAAAAAATGGAGGCTTTAAAAAGATTTTTATGCACTTCCAAAACGACCATCATGTTGAGGTGTACCCCCACAAAGTCACTGTGAGAGTGGGACAGACAGTGACACACCACACTGGGCAGGATTTCATCACAGCTGGAAG TGTGACGATGATTAAACGGGATGCAGAGGTTTATGTTACAGCTGGAGATGTGCACATACTTGTCTTGGTTCATCAGAAGGGTGGAAGACATTTCCTTTGGCCCGTTTTAAGACAGGAACCCTCTGTGGGCGACCCTGACGGCATTTTAG CTTTGAATGACGCAGATTATGAGGAGGTGCAGCAAACTCCCATCACTAAACTAAAGATGAAAGACCAGGAGATTGTTGTTTCTAG tGACACTGCTGATGACTACAGTTCAGTCCCTCCTGTGACAGTGAGATGCTGGTTCATGTCAGCTGACTCCGCCCTGCAGAGACCCCCGTCGGATTTCTTTGTCAGTCAGCTTTAA